Proteins encoded within one genomic window of Oncorhynchus keta strain PuntledgeMale-10-30-2019 chromosome 12, Oket_V2, whole genome shotgun sequence:
- the LOC118390975 gene encoding serine/arginine-rich splicing factor 7-like, whose product MSHSSSRGSSRNTDCKVYVGDLGNGAAKGELERVFSYYGPLRSVWVARNPPGFAFVEYEDPRDAEDATKGMDGKVLCGSRIRVELSTGMSRKSRYGRPSRRHFDPNDRCYQCGESGHYAYDCSRFSKRGGGRRRSRSRSRSRSRSRGRRYRSRSRSNDRDRRNRSPSYSKRRSRSGSPARSRSRRPVCRSRTPVRRSRTPVRRSVSRSRSRSHSRSVSRPRARSVSRSRSRSRSATTKKRSRSRSPSQRKSPIPDAD is encoded by the exons ATGTCCCACTCATCATCACGTGGCTCCTCGCGCAACACTGACTGCAAGGTCTATGTGGGTGACTTAGGCAACGGGGCTGCTAAGGGGGAGTTGGAGCGGGTGTTCAGCTACTATGGACCTCTGCGCAGCGTCTGGGTGGCCAGGAACCCTCCTGGCTTTGCCTTCGTCGAGTACGAAGATCCCAGAGATGCTGAGGATGCGACGAAGGGCATGGATGGCAA GGTGCTCTGTGGTTCTCGCATAAGAGTGGAGTTGTCAACTGGCATGTCTCGCAAGTCACGCTACGGCCGTCCCAGTCGTCGGCACTTCGACCCCAACGACCGCTGCTACCAATGTGGCGAGAGTGGCCATTATGCATATGACTGCTCTCGCTTCAGCAAGAGGGGAGGAGGCCGTCGCCGCAGCAG GTCCCGCTCACGATCTCGCTCAAGGTCCAGGGGAAGGCGTTACCGCTCACGCAGCCGAAGCAACGACCGTGACCG GCGTAATAGATCCCCATCATACTCAAAGCGCAGAAGCAG ATCTGGGTCCCCCGCACGTTCCAGGTCCAGACGTCCAGTGTGCAGATCCAGGACCCCAGTCCGTCGGTCCAGGACTCCAGTGCGCAGATCAGTAAG TCGCTCCCGTTCTCGCTCCCATTCCCGGTCAGTGTCCCGCCCCAGGGCGCGGAGCGTCTCCAGATCTCGCTCCAGGTCCCGCTCGGCCACCACCAAGAAGAGGAG